In Canis lupus dingo isolate Sandy chromosome 12, ASM325472v2, whole genome shotgun sequence, the following proteins share a genomic window:
- the GPANK1 gene encoding G patch domain and ankyrin repeat-containing protein 1: MSRPSLITFTPATNPSDLWKDGQQQSQPEELEPTLNGAAARAFYEALIAEESSIPASQRSQPEPDRKRKRKKRRMMGEAAVGASAGHGQRRSLEAEDKMTHWILRAAQEGDLAELRRLLDPHEAGGAGGNINARDAFWWTPLMCAARAGQGAAVRYLLGRGAAWVGVCELGGKDAAQLAEEAGFPEVARMVRESHGETRNPENRSQSPSFQYCETCNAHFQDSNHWTSTAHLLSLPRDLRSPNLPLGVPASSPGFKLLLRGGWEPGMGLGPRGEGRTNPIPTVLKRDQEGLGYRSVPQPRVTHFLARDTRAIAGRERAPRVTTLSWREERRQEEKDRAWEWDLRTYMNLEF; the protein is encoded by the exons ATGTCCAGGCCCTCCCTCATCACCTTCACCCCGGCCACCAACCCCAGTGACCTCTGGAAAGATGGGCAGCAGCAGTCACAGCCTGAAGAGCTGGAGCCCACCCTGAATGGGGCTGCAGCCCGGGCTTTCTATGAGGCCCTGATTGCAGAAGAGAGCAGCATCCCTGCATCCCAGAGATCTCAGCCTGAACctgacaggaaaagaaagaggaagaagagaagaatgatGGGGGAAGCTGCTGTAGGAGCCTCAGCAGGACATGGACAAAGGAGATCCCTTGAGGCAGAGGACAAGATGACCCATTGGAtactgagggcagcccaggagggTGACCTAGCAGAACTAAGAAGGCTCTTGGATCCCCACGAGGCAGGGGGAGCGGGGGGCAATATCAATGCTCGGGATGCCTTCTGGTGGACCCCCCTGATGTGTGCTGCTCGAGCAGGCCAGGGGGCTGCTGTGCGCTATCTCCTGGGCCGTGGAGCTGCCTGGGTGGGTGTCTGTGAGCTGGGTGGCAAGGATGCTGCTCAGCTGGCTGAAGAAGCGGGTTTTCCTGAGGTGGCGCGCATGGTCCGAGAGAGCCACGGAGAGACGAGGAATCCAGAGAACCG GTCCCAATCCCCTTCCTTCCAGTACTGCGAGACCTGCAATGCTCACTTCCAAGACTCTAATCATTGGACATCCACTGCTCACCTGCTGTCACTGCCTCGTGATCTCAGGTCCCCCAACCTGCCCCTTGGGGTGcccgcctccagcccaggcttTAAGCTGCTGCTGAGGGGAGGCTGGGAGCCTGGAATGGGGCTGGGACCCCGGGGTGAGGGCCGCACCAACCCCATCCCCACTGTCCTCAAGAGGGACCAGGAAGGATTAGGCTACAGATCGGTGCCCCAACCCCGAGTCACACACTTTCTGGCCCGAGATACTCGGGCCATAGCTGGGAGGGAGAGAGCCCCTCGGGTGACCACACTgagctggagagaggagagaaggcaggaggagaaagacaGGGCCTGGGAGTGGGATCTGAGGACATACATGAACCTTGAGTTCTGA
- the APOM gene encoding apolipoprotein M isoform X2, with product MFHQVWAALLYLFGILLNSIYQCPEYSQLTTQGVDGKEFPEPHLGRWYFIAGAAPTKEELVTFDPVDNIVFSMATGSAPMQLQLRATIRMKNGHCVPRKWIYHLTEGSTDLRTEGRPDMRTMLFSSSCPGGIMLKESGHGYQRFLLYNRSPHPHETCVEEFQSLTSCLDFKAFLRTPRNQEACELSSN from the exons ATGTTCCACCAAGTATGGGCAGCTCTGCTCTATCTCTTTGGTATTCTCCTTAACTCCATCTACCAGTGCCCTGAGTACAGTCAACTGACAACTCAGGGAGTGGATGGGAAAGAG TTCCCAGAGCCACACCTGGGCAGGTGGTACTTCATCGCAGGGGCAGCTCCCACCAAGGAGGAGTTGGTGACTTTTGACCCTGTAGACAACATTGTCTTCAGCATGGCTACAGGCTCTGCCCCCATGCAGCTCCAGCTTCGTGCTACCATCCGCAT GAAAAATGGACACTGTGTGCCCCGGAAATGGATCTACCACTTGACTGAGGGGAGCACAGATCTCAGAACTGAAG GCCGCCCTGACATGAGGACCATGCTCTTCTCTAGCTCATGCCCCGGTGGAATCATGCTGAAAGAGTCAGGCCACGGTTACCAGCGCTTCCTCCTTTATA ATCGCTCACCACACCCTCATGAGACATGCGTGGAGGAGTTCCAGTCCCTGACCTCCTGCCTGGACTTTAAGGCCTTCTTACGGACTCCCAGGAATCAAG aGGCCTGTGAGCTGTCCAGTAACTGA
- the APOM gene encoding apolipoprotein M isoform X3, with protein MATGSAPMQLQLRATIRMKNGHCVPRKWIYHLTEGSTDLRTEGRPDMRTMLFSSSCPGGIMLKESGHGYQRFLLYNRSPHPHETCVEEFQSLTSCLDFKAFLRTPRNQEACELSSN; from the exons ATGGCTACAGGCTCTGCCCCCATGCAGCTCCAGCTTCGTGCTACCATCCGCAT GAAAAATGGACACTGTGTGCCCCGGAAATGGATCTACCACTTGACTGAGGGGAGCACAGATCTCAGAACTGAAG GCCGCCCTGACATGAGGACCATGCTCTTCTCTAGCTCATGCCCCGGTGGAATCATGCTGAAAGAGTCAGGCCACGGTTACCAGCGCTTCCTCCTTTATA ATCGCTCACCACACCCTCATGAGACATGCGTGGAGGAGTTCCAGTCCCTGACCTCCTGCCTGGACTTTAAGGCCTTCTTACGGACTCCCAGGAATCAAG aGGCCTGTGAGCTGTCCAGTAACTGA
- the APOM gene encoding apolipoprotein M isoform X1, whose product MFLGGSVRPVDTPCCGATTDSLLHRTLLRKGASEFGNWKGVELDWAETQDSGPGALKGPPKGFRRPGSPGGLGSAHRLSPQPRPRFPEPHLGRWYFIAGAAPTKEELVTFDPVDNIVFSMATGSAPMQLQLRATIRMKNGHCVPRKWIYHLTEGSTDLRTEGRPDMRTMLFSSSCPGGIMLKESGHGYQRFLLYNRSPHPHETCVEEFQSLTSCLDFKAFLRTPRNQEACELSSN is encoded by the exons ATGTTCCTCGGTGGCAGCGTGCGGCCGGTGGACACGCCATGTTGTGGAGCAACTACGGATTCACTGCTTCACAGGACTCTCCTCAGAAAGGGCGCCTCCGAGTTTGGGAATTGGAAGGGAGTGGAGTTGGACTGGGCCGAAACACAGGATTCCGGCCCTGGAGCACTGAAGGGGCCACCGAAGGGCTTCCGCAGGCCGGGGTCCCCCGGCGGACTGGGCAGTGCTCACCGCCTGAGCCCCCAACCTCGGCCTCGG TTCCCAGAGCCACACCTGGGCAGGTGGTACTTCATCGCAGGGGCAGCTCCCACCAAGGAGGAGTTGGTGACTTTTGACCCTGTAGACAACATTGTCTTCAGCATGGCTACAGGCTCTGCCCCCATGCAGCTCCAGCTTCGTGCTACCATCCGCAT GAAAAATGGACACTGTGTGCCCCGGAAATGGATCTACCACTTGACTGAGGGGAGCACAGATCTCAGAACTGAAG GCCGCCCTGACATGAGGACCATGCTCTTCTCTAGCTCATGCCCCGGTGGAATCATGCTGAAAGAGTCAGGCCACGGTTACCAGCGCTTCCTCCTTTATA ATCGCTCACCACACCCTCATGAGACATGCGTGGAGGAGTTCCAGTCCCTGACCTCCTGCCTGGACTTTAAGGCCTTCTTACGGACTCCCAGGAATCAAG aGGCCTGTGAGCTGTCCAGTAACTGA
- the C12H6orf47 gene encoding uncharacterized protein C6orf47 homolog yields MFLRRLGGWLPRPWGHRKPTKPDLPTPELRRMDSSSENSGSDWDSAPETMGDVGPPKTKDTGARRSSGAAPEPSREYRDEQLGSNRMDSFKWNKTASNTQESGRLETGGTIPKLGWDPVDSSGTRLGVSPEEVLSPPVPEAPVEKPGQRQKLLGWLQGDPGGRTGAPLQYLGSPEESLQISTNLTLHLLELLASALLGLCSRPLRAALDALGLRGPLGLWLHGLLSFLAALHGLHAVLSLLTAHPLHFACLFGLLQALVLAVSLREPSGEEEATDLEDEKLEREGKE; encoded by the coding sequence ATGTTCCTGCGACGCCTCGGTGGTTGGCTACCTCGCCCCTGGGGCCACCGGAAACCAACGAAGCCTGACCTGCCTACCCCAGAACTCAGACGAATGGATAGCTCCTCTGAGAATTCAGGGAGTGACTGGGATAGTGCCCCAGAAACCATGGGAGATGTGGGGCCTCCCAAGACCAAGGACACAGGGGCACGGAGGAGCTCTGGGGCTGCTCCAGAACCAAGCAGAGAGTACCGAGATGAGCAACTGGGGAGCAACAGAATGGATTCCTTCAAGTGGAACAAGACTGCTTCTAACACTCAAGAGTCTGGGAGACTGGAGACTGGAGGGACCATTCCCAAACTGGGCTGGGATCCTGTGGACTCAAGTGGCACCAGACTTGGAGTGTCCCCTGAAGAGGTACTGAGCCCCCCTGTGCCTGAAGCCCCAGTGGAGAAGCCAGGGCAGCGTCAGAAGCTGCTGGGCTGGCTGCAGGGGGATCCAGGTGGAAGAACAGGGGCTCCCTTGCAGTACCTGGGGAGCCCAGAGGAGAGTCTGCAGATATCAACCAACCTGACTCTGCATCTGTTGGAGCTGCTTGCCTCAGCCCTGCTGGGGCTGTGCTCACGCCCTCTGAGAGCAGCTTTGGACGCGTTGGGCCTGCGTGGACCGCTGGGCCTCTGGCTGCATGGGCTACTATCCTTCCTAGCTGCTCTgcatgggctccatgctgtgtTGAGCCTACTTACTGCTCACCCTCTGCACTTTGCCTGCCTCTTTGGTCTCCTACAGGCCCTGGTGCTGGCAGTCAGCCTCCGGGAGcccagtggggaggaggaagccaCTGACTTGGAGGATGAGAAGTTGGAGAGGGAGGGTAAGGAATAG